The Zea mays cultivar B73 chromosome 7, Zm-B73-REFERENCE-NAM-5.0, whole genome shotgun sequence DNA segment ACGGCGGCGGTGCGGAAGGGGAAGTCATGCAAGGGCTGCCTCTACTACTCGTCAGTGCTCAAGTCCCGCGGTTACAACCCAATCTGCGTTGGGATCCCCCGCTCCATCCCCCAAGGTCACAAACCCTAACCCGATACGCCGGAACTCTGCAATCTGTTCTGTTGATATTTACGGCCCAATCTACAAATTTATCTACTTTTGGatgcgaattttgtttctttgaaagtTGGAAAAAGCTTGATTTTTACGCTATGCCTGATCCTGAAGATCTCATGAGGTTATCGATGATTTGTTGTGTTAGTTCCTAACTACGTGGTGGATGAACCTAAGGAGGAGGCGACGGCGCAGGGGCATGACCTCAGGCGGTTCAGGTACGGGTGCGCGGGTTACTCCATGTTCGTGGACAACAGGGACGGCCAGGGTGGTGAGAGCGAGGGCAAGACGTTGTTGCCATATTGCAGGGGCCTCGAGGTTGGGTTTCTCTTCGTTTACAGTCTGAGAATCTCTGAACTTagtagcttttcttttcttttcgttTTTATTTTTTTGCTAATGGCTCAATGCAGCTGCCAGCATGTGTATCTGATTTGTTTTCATTAAATTTCAGACCTAGGAAACATAGCACAGTATATATGTAGTGACTAGTGATAGTGAGTGATCGGAACATAGTACAAGGCCACGATTTTTTCTTCAAATTTTGATGTAGTAGATAGTCTTTCATACCAAAATCATGGGCTGATCGATGAGTATTTCTCTGCATCTTTCCCTTCATGCAAGATTTGTTGATATTCCGAGAAATCAGCAATCCACACATCTCATGTAGGAACAGGATTTATAGTTTTGAAAGATTTATGAGCTCTAATTCCAAAATTAACTACATGGATGCATGATAATGCTAGTGCATATACAACCCTACAAGGGAGAGACAGATTTGTTACCCTCCTAGTAGGAGGGACATTCCATTACTGTTGCCCTTATGTAACAATTTGATATTGACCTTTTTATTGAGTCTTGACCTCCTTTTGAGTTGTTTTTTTCTGCCTACCACCAGTACATCATCACGACACGAAAAAATCCTAATCTAACCCTATAATTTGATCTCACCTTTTGACTGTCTCATGCACTACAAAGAATCACTGCTTTGATTCCTAATCACCCTGATAAGGTTCTTGGCTTCTTGCATTTGGGATATTCATCAGCACATATGACTTACGTGAATCCTTGTTCAATCACACTGAATATGAATGAATGGTAATTGGTGAAGAAAAGGTTCCATATGCTTTGCTTTCAGATTATGTTCTTGAGAATGTTGTGCCcctcgaatgcaatgaatgaacTTTCTACCTCCTAATAGTACATGTAACTTTTAGAATTCACTAATAAGCGTGTCATAATTTTTCTATTTCTTGGAGCTTCTCATATGATAAGCTTATGTGCACAGTCCTAACATGAGTGAGAAATGTCCTTGCAGTTATTGGTGGACAGCAGATTGGTCGAGAGAAAGCCATCGGCAACTGAACAAGCTCCAGCACATGTTGCAAAGGATGGTATGTGAAGTTTTCTGTTGATGTCACATCTAGTGGTTCATACTCTTCTAATTTCATCCCCGGTGCCGTGACCCTATGTTAAAGATGGAATGATTTGTTCCTGCTGAGCACATTAGGTTCGACATGGACTATACTTTGTACAAAAGTCAGTTGCAGTGTTACATCCAAATATAATATAGTACCTAGGATCATTTATTTTCATTCGACAAATGCAGTCAGGGTTTGGTTGGTGGCAACGACTAATATGCAAGCAGATACTAGGTGCAAGCACGCAAGAAGACATTTTGATTCGTTAGATCTAGATCCAACGATATGTCATATTTAGcacttaaacccttccaccaccACCTGTTATAGCTTTAAAAAAACCTAACAAACTACAATTGTATCTACCGTTGGATACAGATCTAACAGACTAAAAAGtctgcttgcacgcttgcacctaGTACCTGCTTGTATATTAGTCGCTGCCCTGGTTGCATTCCTACTATACTAGTATGCCATGTTGTAATGTTTAGTCAACATGATTTGTCGTCCAGAAGGTTTTGGTTGTACTTTTATTTCCCGGCTCTTGTTTTTCTTGCTCTTAGCGAACCGTCTCTGGTGTTGATCTTTTGTGGAGAATGAACTTATCCTGGTAGTGTCTTCATGTCTCCTTTAGCAGCAGCTACCATCCGCTCTCACCAACAAGGACAACAGAGACCTCAGAACTTGTCGAGGCAGGAATTCTTGGACAGGAAAGTTACTGTTCATATCTCTTTCTTGGTCCCCTGCTCCCACTTCGATATATTGCCTTGCTGATGTATATGGTCGGTGCAGGTTTAAGAGGAGCGCTGGACTGGTCGCTTCAGGTGTTGCGAAGAATCTAAACAAAACAGCCAATTATATCAAAGAAAATATTCAGGACATGTACACCGATCGTCGTCCACCAAAGTAGCAACCATGCCGAGTGATTGTCGTCAAGAGCTGAAGAAATCGCTTGCTACTGGAAACTTTACATCAGGACTACCTGGAAACTTTACTCCACTCTCCTCACTTGTTAAACGAAATGGAGCTTTTCTGGGATACCAACTTCCTTTTCTTTACCTGCATAATCTTGTAATTTTGCGGCTGTATATGTACATGCAAACAACTTCTTTGAAGCGAAAAATCAGATCTCGTTTGGTGTATTGATCAATAGTGTCAGCACGTCACACTGCAGTTCAAAGGGGCGAAAGAATTTTGCGGAAGACGATGGTATTTGCTCGTCGTCACTTAAGCGATATTATTTTCTTTTAAAATTTCACATTCAGAGTTGCAAATGGCAACCATCTCGCTGAAAGGTAGGAAATAAATCTTGTTCACAAGTTTCGAATTTCGAAATGAATATAGGTTACTACATTCAGAGTTGTTCATTGCTTTAGTAACTGGTTGTCTATCTGTCAGCCCACATAATGCAGCTCATAAGATGTGGAAGATTAAACTTGAGATAATAAGCTACTAGTACTTTTGTAGCTTTAGGAACATATAAGCTAGGTCTTCTGGAGACATTAAGTAAAGTAAGCTTATAAATTGGGGTGTTTGTTGAGTAAACGGTTGACTATAAATAAAGTTTATTTAAGGTAGCCAAACAGGCAGTACATGCACTCTTACTCATTATTACCAAGTATTACGAGATACTCCCTCCGGTTttctattagttgtcgtttaggacaacgatacggtctccaaaatataactttgaccaatattttttgttaaaatacaaattaactcttaatacatttatacttttataaaaatactttttatgacaaattggtgcatataaatattaggttccaaaactaaataacaaaatagttatttgtagtcaaaattttataagtttgactcgaactttatccaaaacgacaactaatagaaAATCGGAGGGAGTATGGGTGTCTGGTGTCATGTAAAAATAGAAAAACTCAGCCAGGCAAGTCCATGGGTTCCTTTTAGGGTATGTTCAGATTAATCACTAATTATTAGAGCTGTGGTTGAATAAAGTTTAGACTGGTACCTTTGTTCTAGATAAATAACTTTCTCAGGTTTAATGTTTGTCCTATAAGTAGGATTTCATAGATATAGAACACTGTCTTCTAAAACGAAAACTAAACATGGGTTTGAACAAATAATAGTTGTCAAATCTAGGAGATATTCCTTGTGAAAGGAAGGGAGATCATGGTACTTAATTGTCAAATCTAAGAGAGATTCTTTGCCAATATTCTTATTATGTCTGAAAAATTCTAGAAACCTATTTGTTATAGGACGAAGGAAGTAgtattagggtgtgtttggtttggcttttggctttgacTTT contains these protein-coding regions:
- the LOC103633085 gene encoding uncharacterized protein isoform X1; the encoded protein is MVEASPESGAAATGGASSTAAVRKGKSCKGCLYYSSVLKSRGYNPICVGIPRSIPQVPNYVVDEPKEEATAQGHDLRRFRYGCAGYSMFVDNRDGQGGESEGKTLLPYCRGLELLVDSRLVERKPSATEQAPAHVAKDAAATIRSHQQGQQRPQNLSRQEFLDRFKRSAGLVASGVAKNLNKTANYIKENIQDMYTDRRPPK
- the LOC103633085 gene encoding uncharacterized protein isoform X2, whose amino-acid sequence is MVEASPESGAAATGGASSTAAVRKGKSCKGCLYYSSVLKSRGYNPICVGIPRSIPQVPNYVVDEPKEEATAQGHDLRRFRYGCAGYSMFVDNRDGQGGESEGKTLLPYCRGLELLVDSRLVERKPSATEQAPAHVAKDAATIRSHQQGQQRPQNLSRQEFLDRFKRSAGLVASGVAKNLNKTANYIKENIQDMYTDRRPPK